A window of Salmo trutta chromosome 5, fSalTru1.1, whole genome shotgun sequence contains these coding sequences:
- the prkg2l gene encoding cGMP-dependent protein kinase 2 — protein sequence MVASQQLAMGNGSIKAPRPEDSFLASTLKVCDTEPLRLRIAHLEEELSQRDQELKSQELQLQSLQRELEAKVSQIEKLQDAIGYNSLGRSTLTPNCHRLLSVINQGPTRFHRVAVEVHRRLKAKEGVSAEPTSGHFCGGFRAHHVSIERARVRKDSSTKKLINDAIMNNDFLKKLDPQHMREMVDCMYERIYTEGQLVIQEGEPGNYLYVLADGLLEVMQNGKLLGEMRPRTAFGELAILYNCKRTATVKAVSQAHIWALDRQTFQSIMMKSTQATQEEYFSFLRSVSLLRDLPEEKLAKIVDCLEIDYFDKGEYIIREGEEGNTFFIIAKGEVCVTQTTEGCTEPQEIKTLGVGDYFGEKALISEDVRSANIISTENDTQCLVVDRDNFNQMVGTYEELQAYLKEYVEELSRCDERRNALPLSPLIDSSPEAQEVCRLRERIAVIPTHDPFQDLEVIATLGMGGFGRVELVKLRDEDTTFALKCIKKKHIVDTRQQEHIYSEKNILQQTNSHFIVRLFRTFRDDKYVYMLLEVCLGGELWSVLRDMSSFEEQTARFCIACVLEAFDYLHARGIIYRDLKPENLLLDAEGYVKMADFGFAKRIGLGKKTWTFCGTPEYVAPEVIMNKGHDFGADCWSLGILIFELLTGSPPFSGTDPIKIYTMVLHGIEKVDFPKRISKRPDDLIRRLCKLNPVDRLGNKKNGIIDIKKHKWFQGFNWEGLRRQKLVSPLKRELKGPMDHSHFDIFPPELEETPDELSGWDKDF from the exons ATGGTGGCCAGCCAACAGCTGGCCATGGGCAACGGTTCAATCAAAGCCCCACGGCCAGAGGACAGCTTCCTGGCCTCCACCCTCAAGGTGTGTGACACGGAGCCCTTGAGGCTCAGGATAGCCCACCTGGAAGAAGAGCTGTCCCAGAGGGACCAGGAGTTAAAATCCCAGGAGCTGCAGCTGCAGAGCCTGCAGAGAGAGCTGGAGGCTAAAGTCTCCCAGATAGAAAAGCTTCAGGATGCCATCGGCTACAACAGCCTAGGCCGCTCCACTCTGACTCCCAACTGCCACCGCCTGCTCAGTGTCATCAACCAGGGTCCCACCCGCTTCCACAGGGTGGCTGTGGAGGTCCACCGTAGGCTCAAGGCCAAGGAGGGCGTGTCGGCCGAGCCCACCTCAGGGCACTTCTGTGGGGGTTTCAGAGCCCACCATGTGTCCATAGAGAGGGCACGTGTTCGCAAGGACTCCAG CACCAAGAAGCTGATCAATGACGCCATCATGAACAATGACTTCCTGAAGAAGTTGGATCCGCAGCACAtgagggagatggtggactgCATGTATGAGAGGATCTACACTGAGGGCCAACTGGTCATCCAGGAGGGAGAGCCAGGGAACTACCTCTATGTGCTGGCAG ATGGCCTGCTAGAGGTCATGCAGAACGGCAAATTGCTCGGAGAGATGCGTCCCAGGACCGCCTTTGGAGAGTTGGCTATTTTGTACAACTGTAAGAGAACTGCAACAGTGAAAG CTGTATCCCAGGCTCATATCTGGGCTCTGGATCGTCAGACCTTCCAGAGTATTATGATGAAATCTACACAGGCTACGCAAGAAGAGTACTTCAGCTTCCTACGCAG TGTATCTCTGCTGAGAGACCTGCCAGAAGAGAAGCTTGCCAAAATCGTTGACTGCCTGGAAATT GACTATTTTGATAAAGGAGAGTATATCATTCGGGAGGGCGAGGAAGGGAACACTTTCTTCATTATAGCTAAGGGAGAG GTGTGTGTCACCCAGACTACAGAGGGCTGTACTGAGCCTCAGGAGATAAAAACTCTGGGTGTGGGCGACTACTTTGGAGAAAAAGCGCTCATAAG TGAGGATGTGCGTTCAGCAAACATCATCTCCACTGAGAATGATACACAGTGCTTGGTGGTGGACAGAGA CAACTTCAACCAGATGGTGGGCACTTATGAGGAACTGCAGGCATACCTGAAGGAATATGTTGAAGAGCTCTCCCGATGCGACGAGAGACGAAATGCACT ACCCCTTTCCCCCCTTATCGACTCGTCCCCAGAGGCCCAGGAGGTGTGTCGGCTCAGGGAGAGGATCGCCGTCATCCCTACCCATGACCCCTTCCAGGACTTGGAGGTCATAGCAACACTGGGCATGGGCGGCTTCGGCCGAGTAGAGCTG GTGAAACTGAGAGATGAAGACACCACATTTGCTCTGAAGTGTATTAAAAAGAAGCACATTGTGGACACAAGACAACAGGAGCACATCTACTCTGAGAAGAACATCCTTCAGCAGACCAACTCACACTTCATAGTCAG GTTGTTTCGGACATTCCGAGATGACAAGTATGTGTACATGCTACTGGAGGTCTGCCTGGGTGGGGAGCTGTGGAGTGTACTACGGGACAT GAGTTCCTTTGAGGAGCAGACAGCCCGCTTCTGCATTGCCTGTGTCCTGGAAGCCTTTGACTACCTCCACGCCAGAGGAATCATCTACAGAGACCTGAAACCTGAGAACCTACTACTGGATGCAGAAGGCTATGTCAAAATG GCAGACTTTGGTTTCGCTAAGAGGATAGGCCTGGGGAAGAAGACATGGACGTTCTGTGGGACCCCAGAGTATGTGGCTCCAGAGGTCATTATGAACAAGGGCCATGACTTTGGAGCTGACTGTTGGTCTCTGGGGATCCTCATCTTTGAGCTACTGACTGGCAG TCCACCCTTTTCCGGAACCGACCCCATTAAGATCTACACCATGGTCCTCCATGGGATTGAAAAGGTTGACTTCCCCAAGAGGATCAGCAAGCGCCCCGATGACCTTATCAGGAGACTCTGCAA GCTTAACCCTGTGGACAGGCTTGGTAATAAGAAGAACGGCATCATCGACATTAAGAAACACAA